A region from the Palaemon carinicauda isolate YSFRI2023 chromosome 16, ASM3689809v2, whole genome shotgun sequence genome encodes:
- the LOC137655295 gene encoding uncharacterized protein — MEKLRSTKGKVNLLHQGYVYRLDRVLKSGRESWRCVIGTCKGRIYVCGDECTCASDHNHVPDPAKSAASLSIMRLRERAATSNDPPRRIIQETQLNLQPEAVALLPKYHSLQRTVQRKRNAKNCLSRLQVTIKETSFQWFICSFRESPKNYIVVLCFKYNA, encoded by the exons ATGGAGAAGCTAAGATCTAccaaaggaaaagtaaatttattacaCCAAGGCTATGTTTACAGACTCGACAGAGTGCTGAAGAGTGGGAGAGAATCTTGGCGCTGTGTAATAGGAACGTGCAAAGGAAGAATATACGTTTGTGGAGATGAATGCACATGTGCCAGTGATCACAACCATGTGCCGGATCCTGCAAAGTCAGCTGCTAGCTTATCTATAATGAGGCTTCGTGAAAGGGCCGCAACATCAAATGATCCACCAAGACGAATCATTCAAGAGACCCAGCTTAATTTGCAACCTGAAGCAGTTGCTCTTCTTCCAAAATACCATTCCCTTCAGCGAacagtacaaagaaaaagaaatgcgAAGAACTGCCTATCTCGGCTCCAAGTGAC TATAAAGGAAACGTCCTTCCAATGGTTTATCTGCTCCTTCAGAGAAAGTCCGAAGAACTATATCGTCGTGCTCTGCTTCAAATACAATGCATAG